Genomic window (Nitrospirota bacterium):
GCTTGCCTTGCCCCAGACCTTTTTCAACAAGCTTGCTCTTTCCAATAAAAATGTCCGTCCTGGCCTCATCCATCTCCACGCCGGAATATCCCAAGGCTGCCATGATCCTGCCCCAGTTCGCGTCTTCACCGAACAGCGCGGTCTTGACAAGGCTTGACTTCGCCACGGTCATGGCGGCGCGTTTTGCCTCAACGGGGCTCCTTGCGTTCCTGACCTCGATCTCCACGAACTTTGTCGCGCCTTCGCCGTCCTTCACTACCTGTTTTGCCAGCGAGCGTGCCACCGTATCGAGGCACACCTGGAACTTCTTGCTGTCCTTGCCGCCCGCAACGGGACGCTTGTTGAGCGCCGCACCGTTCGCCATGCAGAGTATCAGATCATTCGTGCTCATGTCTCCATCCACCGTGATGTTATTGAAAGAACTCTCCGTGGACGCGAGCAGTGACTTCTTGAGCATAGGCCCTGAGATGTTTGCGTTCGTTACGATAAAGCAGAGCATGGTCGCCATGTTCGGGTGGATCATGCCTGAGCCCTTGGCGATTCCGGCGATCGTGACCGTCTTGCCGCCGATCTCCTCCTGCACGATCGAAATCTTGGGATAGAGGTCCGTGGTCATAATGGCCTCGGCCGCCTGCTCCCAGCCAAAGGTCGAAAGCAGGCCGACCGCAGTGCTGATGCCCGTTGCCATCTTCGACATGGGCAGAAATTCACCGATCACGCCGGTCGATGCGACGTATACCGCCTCAGGCTTGATGCCCAGCTCCCGGGCTGCGATCTCCGCCGTGGCACGCGCATCAGTGAGTCCCTGCTTGCCGGTGCAGGCATTGGCGCAACCGCTGTTCGCGATGATTGCCTGCCCTTTCCCGGACCTCACCCTCGCCATGTCCAGCAAAATTGACGCGGCTTTCACCCGGTTCTTTGTGAAGACCCCGGCAACGGCTGCCTCGCGGTCGGAATAGATGATCGCAAGGTCTTTTTTGTCGGTCTTCTTGATCCCGCAATGGATCCCCCACGCCTTATACCCCGGCACGGAAAAATTCTTTGTATCCAGAATTCTCATGATTCAACCCCTGATTGCCTGAATTATAAATGAATCGAGGAAACAGCGAGCATGGGAGAAAACAAATTCTCCGACGTCGATTCACGTTGTTCTTACGGGAAAACCCCGGCGAGCCTGAGACCTTCCGCTTCATTAAATCCCATCATCAGGTTCATGTTCTGGATCGCCTGGCCCGAGGCGCCCTTGACAAGGTTGTCAATGGCAGTGACCACGACCGCACGTCCGGTCCGTGTATCAGCATAGACGCCGATATCGCAGAAGTTCGAGCCCCGTACGTTCCGAACGTTCGGGAACTGGCCTATTGGCAGCAGTCGCACGAATGGTGCATCTTGGTAGAAGTCCCGATACCACGCGTGGAGCTGGTCCGTATCTACCGGTGATTTCTGCTTCGCGTAGATCGTGGTCAAAATACCCCGGTTCATGGGCACCAGGTGCGGCGTGAACGAAAGGATAATCTGCTTTCCCGCCAGAGCGGATAGCTCCTGTTCAATCTCCGGCGTATGACGGTGCGTTCCGACCTTGTAGGCCATGAGTCCCTCGTTCACTTCCGGGTAATGGTGCGCCAGCGAAGGACTGCGGCCCGAACCCGAGACGCCGGACTTGGAGTCGATGATTATGCTCCCCAGGTCTACTCTGCCCTTTTGCATGAGAGGCGCAAGCCCTAATATCGCGCTCGTGGGGTAACACCCCGGGTTCGCGATCAGTGAGGCCTTTTTTATCTTTTCCCGGTGCAGCTCCGGCAGACCGTAAACCGCCTGCTTGAGGAGCTCAGGGTACTGGTGCGTGTTCTCATACCACATCGCGTACACTGAGGGGTCCGTGAGCCGGTAATCGGCGGAGAGGTCCACTACCTTTTTGCCAAGCAGGTGGAAGCGGAATGCCGCCTCCTGCGCGGTTACATGCGGAAGAGCGAGAAACACAAAATCCGATTTCTTCGCAATGGCATCCGGGTCGAGGGGTTCGCACACCAGGGAGGTCAATCCCGCAAGGTGGGGAAAGATTGACGCAATGGGTTTTCCCGCGGATTTTTCCGATGTGATCGCGGTCACGACTACCCTCGAATGGTTCAGGAGGATGCGCATGAGTTCTCCGCCCGTGTATCCGCTCGATCCCACGATCGCTATGTTCAGTTTTTCGTCACTCATTGTCGTGCACCCCGCTCATGTATTCCAAAGGAGCATTGAGCAAAATAAAAGGGAAGGCATCTCTACCTTCCCTTTTTCTAACAGGATTATGAATCTCTGCAAACAGACAGGTATATGATCCCTTATCTCTTGGAGAACTGGAACCGCGCGCGCGCGCCTTTCTGGCCGTACTTTTTCCGCTCTACGGCCCTGGGGTCGCGGGTCAACAGCCCTTCCTTGCGAAGCTTGATGCGCGACTCGCCGTCCACTTCAAGGAGCGCCTTTGATATCCCGTGTCTGATGGCGCCGGCCTGGCCGGAGTTTCCGCCGCCGAGCACGTTCACCAGGACATCGAACTTGTCCACCGTACCGGTTACCTCAAACGGCTGACGAATGATCATCTTGAGCACTTCGCGACCGAAGTACTGGTCCATGGTCTTGTCGTTGATAGTGACCTTGCCGCTGCCGGGCATCATCCATACCCTGGCGATGGAATTCTTTCTCCTGCCTGTTGCATAATATCTTGATACGGTTGCCGCTGATGCTGACATTAAAAATCCTCCTCAGATGGTTCAAGTTTACCCTTGGTTATTTAACGATCATCTCCACCGGCTGCTGCGCAGCGTGTGGGTGCTTGTCCCCTGCGTAGACCTTAAGCTTGGTGAGCATCTGCTTGCCAAGCCTGGTCTTGGGGAGCATGCCTTCGACGGCCATCATCACCACGTCCTCCGGCTTGGTCCTCATGAGCGTACCTGCGCTAACCGTCTTAAGACCGCCGGGAAACCCCGAGTGGCTGTAGTACATTTTATTATCGAGCTTCCTGCCGGTCAGATGGACCTTGCCTGCGTTCACCACGATCACGAAGTCGCCGGTGTCAACATGAGTGGTGTAGATTGGTTTGGTTTTGCCTTTCAGTACAGAGGCGATGACGGTTGCCAATCTGCCCAGAGTCTTGCCGTTGGCATCAACGATGAACCACTTTCTTTCAATATCTTCTGCTTTTGCTGAATACGTAGCCATAATTCCCACCTTGTAGTAATCTTAATATTTTTTTTAAGAATAGCGAATATAAACAATTTCATAAGATTTGTCAAGCATTTTTGTATGGGGATATCCAACGAAGAGGTAGGGAGTTATCAGATGTCTGCATATGCCGACGGCAAGTTAGCCATTAAAAATCAATTGGTTATGCTGCATCTTATCGGGCTTTGCTACGGTATCAAATGGTTAAAAAAAAACAAAGGCAATGACTGCTCACCGCCTTTGTTTGCTTCTCTCTCCACCTGCCGACCAAAAAGGGGCAGTCTCACTCAGGACCACCCCTCCGTTTCTTCATTCACCTCTTCTCAATTGCAATTACGCTTTCTCGGCAGGTCGGTCTTTTATCGCTGTCGGCACGGACACGACATATCCCAAAACCGTTCCAATCAAGCCTCCGACCACGAGACTCACTACTGCCGCACAGGCTATCCCGACCACAATGCCCATGACCACGGCTGCCCTCACGAAAAGCGTGGGCTCAACCGCACCACCCATAATCTTCTGGAGCAGGATCAGGGTCCCGAAGCTCCCGAAGTAGAATCCCGGCATTATCCCGAAAACCAGAAAAACCAAACCACCTGCAGTTGCGCCGATTTTCATCCCTGTTTTAACTGTCTCGTTTCTCATGGCAAACCCCCTTTTAGCCGAAGCTATTGATCTTTTTTCGATCTCTATCAACTATCTCTGTGCAGCTTTTGCTTTTCCAGCATTTTCTTTGGGATGAGTGCCTGATTCAAGCACCCTGCCCACGAGCCAACCAATGGTCGATGTGGCTGTCACCATCGCGATTCCGGCCACCAGAACCCCGATAAGCATGGACGCGAGCACTATGACCCTGGCTACAAGTCCTGGCTGGAGCGGAAGCCCGAAGAGCCATCCTGCGATATTAATACCCATGGCACCGCCTAACAGGCTGCCGGGCATAAGCCCGAAGAGTGCGAAGAGCACTAATCCTGCGCCTGCTCCGATGTATGCTGTCTTTCTTTCTATTGTGGTCTTCATGGTCATGTCCTCCTTTTTCGCTTAATCTTGATTATTAAATTGCATCAACCGTGCCAGAACATAACTTGTTGATTTAATTAAAAATTGGTCGTTTTATATTTTGCAAAATTGAGAAAACCCACGGGTGTTTTATAGGATTGCGAAAAAATACTGCGGAAAGAAATTTTTCCTTGAAACGTGAGCACATATATGGTATTTTATGGGTCGCCTTTTAAAAAGGCATATCTCATTACACACGCACCAGGACCTGTGGCAGGGTGTCCCGATTTAAAACGGGATCTGCCCGGGAATGATCGGCGCGGAGGTAAAAACCTGAAGGAGGGACGTCATGTCCACGATCACCATGAAGGAGTTGTTGGAGGCTGGAGTACACTTCGGCCACCAGGCAAAACGATGGAACCCCAAGATGAAGAAGTACATCTTCGGAGAGCGCAACGGGATCTATATCATAGACCTCCAGAAGACGCTCAAGCTGTTCAAGGAAGCCTACGAGTTTGTCCGCACAGCCTCTTCCGAGGGTAAAGACATCCTGTTCGTCGGCACCAAAAAGCAGGCTCAGGATGCAATTACTGAAGAAGCAAAACGGTGCGGGATGTACTATATCTCAAGCCGCTGGCTCGGCGGCATGCTCACCAATTTTGCCACCATCAAGAAAAGCATCGACCGTCTCAAGAAGATCGAGAAGATGAAAGAAGACGGCACCTACGACAAGCTCACGAAGAAGGAAGTAGCCGGACTCGAGAAAGAGCGCACCAAACTCGAAAAGATCCTCTGCGGCATCAAAACCATGTCCCAGCCACCGTCCATGATCTTCATCATCGACCCCCGCAAGGAGACGATCGCGGTCCAGGAAGCGAATAAGCTTGGCATCACGGTGGTCGCCGTGGTCGACACAAACTGCGACCCCGATAATATCGACTATGTTATTCCGGGCAACGACGATGCGATCCGCGCCATCCGATTGATGGCATCGAAGGTCGCCGATGCTGTCATCGAAGGCAAACAGGCCATCTCCAAGGAAACTGGAGAGGCCGTGGAAGCAGAGAAAGCCGCGGGTGAAACGCCGGCTGTTGCCGCATCGGAGCCCGCGCTCGAGGATGCTGACGCCACCGCAGAAGAAGCATAATACAAAGGGGGGGCCTTCCGGCCCTGTGCGCACCTGTTGTACAGTGATGATGCAACAATGCGACTTATCGGTCAACCGGGACGTAAGCCGTTCCGTCTGGAAGCATCGGCTCTCCGCGTCGCATCGCTGTTTTCGATTTTCGATGAAAGGAGTTTTCTTTGATGGCAACAATATCTGCGAGTGCAGTGAAGGATTTGAGGGGAAAAACCGGCGTCGGCATGATGGAGGCAAAAAAGGCGCTTGAAGAAACCAGCGGCGATTTTGAAAAAGCCGTCGATCTCCTGAGGAAGAAGGGGCTGTCCGCAGCAGCGAAAAAAGCCGCGCGGGTGGCGGCCGAGGGCATGATTGCTTCCACCATCCAGGCGGGCGGAAAGACCGGCGTGATGGTCGAGGTGAACAGCGAAACCGACTTTGTGGCTAAGAACGATGACTTCCAGCGCTTCGCAAAGGAGCTCGCCGAGCTCGTGGCCGCCAAGAAGCCGGCCGATATAGTTGCGCTGTCACAGCTTTCGATCGGTAGCGATACTGTTGAGGCCAGGCGCAACGCGCTGATCCAGAAGATCGGCGAGAACATAGCGATTCGCCGCTTCGTATGCTATGAGACCTCCGGTAACATCGCTATTTATCTGCACGGTACCCGTATCGGCGTCATGGTGGACTACACCGGCGGCGACGAACAGCTCGGTAGGGACATGGCCATGCACATAGCCGCAGCAAATCCGCAGTTCCTGAACAGGGAAACCGTGCCAACCGAAATACTCGACCGCGAACGCGCGGTGTACGAGGCCCAGGCCAAGGAATCGGGTAAACCCGCAGCCATTATCGGCAAAATGGTAGAGGGAAAACTCGAAAAGTTTTACTCCGAGGCCTGCCTCATGGACCAGGTGTACATCAAGGACCCCGACGGCAAGCTCAAGATCAGGGAGTGCCTGAAGAAGGCCGGCGGAAACGTCGTGCTCAATCGCTTTGTTCGATTCCAGCTCGGCGAAGGGATCGAGAAAAAGAAGGAAAATTTTGCCGAGGAAGTCGCGGCCCAGCTTAAATAATATGGCGAAACCACGCTACAAACGCATCCTGCTCAAACTCTCGGGCGAGGCCCTCATGGGTGATCAGGGGTACGGCATCGACCATGCCGTGCTCGACACGATCACCTCGGAGGTGAAAGAGGTCTGCAGCCTCGGTGTCGAAGTCGCCATCGTCATCGGCGGGGGTAATATCTTCCGCGGCTTATCGGGCGCTGCAAAGGGCATGGAGCGTGCGAGCGCCGATTACATGGGTATGCTCGCCACGGTGCTGAACGCTTTGGCGCTTCAGAATGTTCTGGAGAACAAGGGCGTAGTCACCCGGGTACAGTCGGCGATCGAGATGCGAGAACTCGCCGAGACGTACATACGCCGCCGCGCCGTGCGTCATTTGGAAAAGCACCGCGTGGTCATCTTCGCCGCGGGCACCGGCAACCCCTACTTCACGACAGACACCGCGGCAGCGCTTCGGGCAATGGAGATCGGGGCCGAGGTCATTATGAAGGCGACCAAGGTGGACGGCGTATACAGCGCCGACCCCATGAAAGACAAGACCGCCACCAAGTTCAACAGCCTGACGTATATTGAAGTGCTTCAGAAGGACCTCCGCGTCATGGATGCCACGGCCATATCCCTTTGCATGGACAACGGCCTTCCTATTATTGTCTTCAACCTCAACGTCCCCGGCAATATCAAGAAGATCGTGTTAGGCGAAACCGTCGGGACGCTCGTGACCGGGAGGAACAATGCTTAGCGAGCAGAAGAAAAAAGCGGAAGAGAAGATGAGCAAGGCGCTCGATGTCCTCAGAAAGGAGTTTACCACGCTCCGCACCGGCAGGGCCTCGCTCGGCATGCTCGACGGGATCATGGTGGATTTCTATGGCACGCCCACAGCGCTCAACCAGGTGTCGAACTTGGCTATGCCCGACCCTCGGATGATCACCATCCAGCCCTGGGAACCGAAGATGCTCGGCGAGATAGAGAAGGCAATCCTGAAATCGGACGTCGGGATCACACCCTCGAACGACGGCAAGATCATCCGCCTCGGAATCCCGCCCCTGACTGAGGAGCGACGGCAGCAGATTGTGAAACACGCGAAGAAACTGGCCGAGGACGCGCGTGTCGCTGTCCGGAACATCCGCAGGGACGTGAACGACGATATCAAGAAGAAGAGCAAGGACAAAGAAACCCACGTTTCCGAGGACGAGGTCAAGAAGCTGCAGGACGAAATACAGAAGACAACAGACAGCTATATAATAAAGATCGATGATCTGCTCGCCCACAAGGAAAAAGAGATCATGACCGTGTAGACGCATTTCCGTTTTTTTACGAAATACACCCCATTATGCCCCCCCCTCATGGAAAGAAAGTATCGCGGAAAAAGCGCCGGCACTATCCGCCCGTTATTCATTTCTTATCCAGAACCACCAGGTCTCCTCAAATGACGCTAAGATGTTCCGACTCACACTGAGCAATCGTTCGGATTCGCGCCGAAACCTTCTTGTGGCACATCCACGGACTTGGGTAATCTGTACCGTATAGCAACTAATTTCACACTTCGAATATCGCACTTTTTTGCAGCTTTACCTTGACAAAAGCACAGAAATCGACATATTATTATGCGTTTCCCTTGAAGCAGCGATCCCGCTGTACAAATGTGGAAGGAGGAGCTCGTGAAAGTTGAGCAGATATCCATATTCCTCGAGAACAAATCGGGCCGCCTTGCAGAGGTTACCGATATCCTTGCCAGGAATGGGATCAACTTGAGGGCTCTCTCCCTGGCCGACACGGCTGATTTCGGGATCTTCCGGCTTATCGTCAACGATACGGAAAAGGCCGTCACCCTTCTGAAGGACAAGGGATTCACCATTGCGAAGAATGAGGTTGTTGCCGTGATCGTGCCTGACCAGCCCGGTGGCCTCGCCGGCATTCTCGCCACTCTTCAGGGCAAGAGCATCAATGTTGAATATATGTACGCTTTCGTCCAGAAGAGCGAGGGAAATGCTGTCCTGATATTCCGGTTCGATGATATCGAGAAGGCCATCGATGCACTGCGGAAGGCGGACGTCAGGATATTGAGCGGAGAAGCAGTACAGAGATTGTAGGATCATCCCCTGCCGGCGCGCAGGGTTATTATTCTAAGGAGGAGAAACGATCATGAAATTCTTGAAATTAGCAGCAACCGCAGCATGCATCATCGTCCTGTCGATCACCCAGGCATTGGCGGGTAATACGATCAAAGTAGGCGCGATCCTGTCCGTAACCGGACCGGCGTCGTTCCTCGGTGCACCCGAGGCAAAGACGCTTGAGATGCTGGTCGAGGATATCAATGCCAGGGGCGGGATCAACGGTTCCAAGGTGGAGCTGGTGATCAAGGACTCGGGCGGCAGCCCGGAGAAGGCTGTCTCCTTTGCCAAACAGCTCATTGATGAAGACAAGGTCTTTGCGATCCTCGGCCCCTCCACCAGCGGCGAGACCATGGCCATCAAGAACATCGCTGAAGAAGGAAAGACCATCCTCCTTTCCTGCGCCGCGGCAGAGGTGATCGTGAACCCCGTGGCCAAGTATGTATTCAAGACTCCCCAGATGGACCGCGACGCCGTCCTGAGGATTTTCCAGCAGATGAAAAAAATGAACATCACGAAGATCGGCGTGCTGTCCTCCAACACGGGCTTCGGCAAGGCCGGCAAGGAGCAGCTCGAGAAGCTCGCTCCGGCGACCGGCATTCAGGTCCTGATCAGCGAGGTCTATGACAAGGCGGCCACGGACCTGACTGCCGAGGTGACGAAAGTGAAGGCGGCCAATGTCCAGGCGATCGTGAACTGGTCCATCGAGCCCGCCCAGGCCATCGTGATCAAGAACGCCCGCCAGATCGGCATAACCGTTCCGATCTTCCAGAGCCACGGTTTCGGCAACATCAACTATGTAAAGACTGCGGGCGCCGCGGCCGAGGGCGTCATCTTCCCGGCAGGCAGGCTCCTCGTTGCCGATACGCTGTCCGACAAGAACCCCCAGAAGTCGCTGCTCCTGTCCTATAAAAAATCCTACGAGACGAAGTATAAGGAAGAGGTGAGCACCTTCGGCGGACATGCCTATGATGCCCTGCTCATTCTCGCCGAGGCAATCAAGACTGCCGGAACAGACAAAGAAAAGGTCAGGACCGCCCTTGAAAACATCAAGGGCCTGGTCGGCACGGCCGGCATCTTCAACTTCTCGGCCACGGACCACAACGGCCTCGATACCATGGCCTTTGAAATGCTGACCGTGAAGGACGGCAAGTTCACGGTGCTGGATAAATAAAGCACGCACAATTTCAGACAGGGAGTGTCCGGCAGGGACGGGCACTCCCTGTTGTTTCAGAACATCAACATCCGGTCATCCCGGGCAGGACGTACCCGGGAAACGTGCGCAGTATTGCGTATCTCTGTAAGGAGGAGACTCACCATGGTGGTCAATAAGTTCATTGCGGTAATAGTCGGTGTTCTTTCGTTGTTTGCCGCTCCGGCATTCGCCGAGGACACGATCAAGGTCGGGGCCATTCTTGCCGTTACCGGCCCCGCATCAAACCTCGGTGCGCCCGAGGCGCGAACCCTCGAGATGCTCGTGGCGGACATCAACGCAAAGGGCGGCATCATCGGCAAGAAGGTCGAGCTCCTTGTCAAGGACACCGGCGGCAGTCCCGAAAAAGCAGTCTCCTTTGCGAAGCAGCTGATCGAGGAAGATAAGGTGTTCGCCATCATCGGCCCATCCACCAGCGGTGAGACCATGGCGATCAAGAACATTGCCGAAGAGGGAAAGACGATCCTTCTTTCCTGCGCCGCGGCCGAGGTCATTGTCAATCCGCTTGCGAAATATGTGTTCAAGGTGGCGCCGAAGGACAATTACGCCGCGATGAAAATCTTCCAGCAGATGAAGAAGATGAAGATCTCGAAGATCGGCGTTCTTTCAAGTAATACAGGGTTCGGCAAGGCGGGCAAGGAGCAACTCGAGAAGCTCGCGCTTGAGAACGGCATCCATATCCTGATCAGCGAGGTATACGACAAGTCTGCGACGGACCTCACTGCCGAGGTCACCAAGCTCAAGGCAAAAGGCGTACAGGCGATCGTGAACTGGTCCATCGAGCCTGCGCAGTCCATCGTGATCAAAAATGCGCGCCAGATCGGACTGCGGGTGCCGGTCTTCCAGAGCCACGGCTTCGCCAATATTCAGTACGTCCAGGCCGCGGGTATTGCCGCCGAGGGTGTGATCTTCCCGGCCAGCAGGATCATCGTTGCGGACCTGCTCCCTGATAAGCATCCGCAAAAGTCCGTTGTCCTGGCCTACAAGAAAGCCTATGAGACAAAATATAGCGAGGAGGTAAGCACGTTCGGCGGTCATGCCTATGACGCGCTGATGATCCTCGCCCGGGCCATCCGCGAGGGCGGCTATGACCGGGAAAAAGTACGGACCTCCATCGAGCACATAAAGGGATTCGTCGGCACCGCCGGTATTTTCTCCTTTTCGCCGACGGACCATAACGGCCTCGATATCGAATCCTTTGTCATGCTGACGGTGAAGGATGGTAAATTCGCGTTGCTGGAAAAATAGGACCTCACCACAGAAACACGGAGTTTGAAATCCGAGGGAGAATGGACGATCACGCCGCGGCGTGACTTAGTTCACGAAGATGATGGACGCGTACGCCTGAGCTAGTGCGTCTCTCTTACCTCGTCTTTCGTCCATCTTGCCCGCTTATTTCCTCCATGTCCTTGTGTCTTCGTGGTAAATAACAATCCTATCTGTCTTACGCGGATGAGGAGTCTTTTTTGATCGAGCTCTTTTTTCAATACCTCGTTGCCGGCCTGACCTATGGCACCATTTACGCCATTGTCGGCATCGGGTTCAACATTATCTACAATGCCACGGGGATCATCAACTTCGCCCAGGGCGAGTTCGTCATGCTCGGCGGCATGATCGCCGTGACCCTGCATGGTTTCCTACCGCTTCCGTTCGCGGTGCTCGGCGCCGTGCTGATCACAATGATCATCGGCGGGCTTATCGAGATGACCTTTATCCGGTGGCTCGTGAAGCCGTCCGTGCTCAGGATGATCATCATTACCATCGGCCTTTCCATCCTGATACGGGAAGCAGCGCTCTTCACCTGGGGCGAAGGAGTCCGCTCCCTGCCTTACTTCACGGGGAACGAGATCTCTGCTCTCTCGCTCGGTAATGTCCGCATTTCCCCACAGGTCATCTGGAGCATCGGTGTCTGTTCTGTCATCGTTTTTCTACTGAACCTTTTTTTCAAACATACCATGCTCGGCAGGGAAATGCGCGCCTGCGCTGCGAACCGTGACGCGGCGGCGCTCTGCGGCATCCCGACCAGGAATATGATCACCCTTTCCTTTGTCCTCTCCGCCGGCATCGGCGCGCTGGCCGGGTGCGTGGTCTCGCCGATCACGTATACGCAGTATAATATCGGCGCCGGTCTGGCCATCAAGGGTTTTACCGTTGCGATCCTCGGCGGCCTCGGCAACAGCATGGCCGCCGTGGCAGCAGGCTTCATCCTCGGCATTCTCGAGTCCTTCAGCATCTGGGTCCTGCCGACAGCCTACAAGGACACGATCTCCATCTCCATCCTGCTTGCCATGCTGTTCGTAAGGCCGAGCGGACTGTTTGGAAATAAAGAAGCCATGCGGCTGAAGGATTTTTGATGAAGACCCCGCGATTTACTCAGATCCTGACCCTCGTTGCCGTGGTCACCCTTGTCCAGCTGCTGACGCTGGCGGTTGGTAAGGAGTTCTATCTCACGCAGCTTACGATGACGGCTTACTATTCGCTCATTGTGGTCGGGTTGTGTCTCCTGATGGGGTTCGCAGGACAGATCTCGCTAGGCCATGCGGGCTTCTTCGCCATCGGCGGGTATACGTCGGCCGTCCTCACTACGCTGGATCTGTCAACCTTCAAGGACGCCGCTCTTGTCGCTCTGCTTACGAAGCTCCGGATCCTGACAAACCGGCAGGACCTCTACGGCCATTCGCTTTTGAGCGTCCATCCCTGGGCCGCCTGCATCGTTGCAGTACTGCTTGCGCTCGTCATTTCCTGGGCCATCGGCATCCCGGTGCTGAAGCTCAAGGGGCATTACCTCGCCATGGCGACACTGGGGTTCGGGACGATCATTTACAGTCT
Coding sequences:
- a CDS encoding ABC transporter substrate-binding protein — encoded protein: MVVNKFIAVIVGVLSLFAAPAFAEDTIKVGAILAVTGPASNLGAPEARTLEMLVADINAKGGIIGKKVELLVKDTGGSPEKAVSFAKQLIEEDKVFAIIGPSTSGETMAIKNIAEEGKTILLSCAAAEVIVNPLAKYVFKVAPKDNYAAMKIFQQMKKMKISKIGVLSSNTGFGKAGKEQLEKLALENGIHILISEVYDKSATDLTAEVTKLKAKGVQAIVNWSIEPAQSIVIKNARQIGLRVPVFQSHGFANIQYVQAAGIAAEGVIFPASRIIVADLLPDKHPQKSVVLAYKKAYETKYSEEVSTFGGHAYDALMILARAIREGGYDREKVRTSIEHIKGFVGTAGIFSFSPTDHNGLDIESFVMLTVKDGKFALLEK
- a CDS encoding branched-chain amino acid ABC transporter permease; this translates as MIELFFQYLVAGLTYGTIYAIVGIGFNIIYNATGIINFAQGEFVMLGGMIAVTLHGFLPLPFAVLGAVLITMIIGGLIEMTFIRWLVKPSVLRMIIITIGLSILIREAALFTWGEGVRSLPYFTGNEISALSLGNVRISPQVIWSIGVCSVIVFLLNLFFKHTMLGREMRACAANRDAAALCGIPTRNMITLSFVLSAGIGALAGCVVSPITYTQYNIGAGLAIKGFTVAILGGLGNSMAAVAAGFILGILESFSIWVLPTAYKDTISISILLAMLFVRPSGLFGNKEAMRLKDF